A single genomic interval of Drosophila virilis strain 15010-1051.87 chromosome 2, Dvir_AGI_RSII-ME, whole genome shotgun sequence harbors:
- the tok gene encoding protein tolkin isoform X2, translated as MALQSRLGAGRGGRVMSYTNYALLVATALLVLISAHVKSAKLHGDPLVAPTSMDNVAIVEKHERDNNKYVKEYVKESAATHPYHQHGHGQHKSHLHHLHHLPLQNNLRAYHSKYSIEQLLHMQVAPKVSNDIDMDPCKAGGFMGDIALPDGDEGPVVAHTPIDDEEPEEEKLTPKTATNHMLADAPEPAKYNATFQLDLEKLKQEVYNEGLQVEEEGLTDIIRKKTKLPSVGIVSHTTGQPLTKASGISNNDASLSANEPLKPSAQTLSDIANPPSYKNEVLTPPESQAIQRRRTASNARMSVAPALLQLNKTQTLHRNVDMRKIQSNNKDIEDDSGNNFVAERRQHIVPTSLPTQRSTMPNVYSNAGGNGMHLDDDVDFLHAHGIVRRRHRRGPKHRNSHWTDYVSKVQRLREELDRPHGQSPHLSQRQHPHSHKKQKHGQHRRRGRGRSTPSPLNVFSTQAQIDEQQRTDNMNSLQIPKADTRVPDTDPRQHHRVARAVTAKKERIWDYGVIPYEIDGNFSGLHKALFKQAMRHWENSTCIKFVERDAEIHPNYIVFTIRNCGCCSFVGKRGNGPQAISIGRNCDKFGIVVHELGHVVGFWHEHTRPDREKHVVIEHNNIMKGQDYNFNMLSVDEVNSLGMAYDYDSIMHYARNTFSKGTYLDTILPIEVKGRKRPEIGQRLRLSQGDIAQANLLYKCPKCGRTFQESTGIFSSPIYYTAGAVSNETEHCEWRITATHGERVVLRLEDMNIFKSNNCETDYLEVRDGYYFKSPLIGRFCGKVANDVITTQSSRMLLTYVNTHRGDGYRGFKAEFDVVCGGDLSVDDSEGRLESPNYPLDYLPNKECVWKITVPKSFQVALKFQSFEVENHDSCVYDYVEVRDGPAQDAPLIGVFCGYKPPPNMKSSGNSMYVKFVSDTSVQKAGFSAVFMKEVDECETQNHGCEHECINTLGGYECSCHIGYELHSDKKHCEDACGGVIEYPNGTITSPSYPEFYPVLKECIWEIVAPPKHKISLNFTHFDLEGTAHQQSDCGYDSVTIYSKLSENRLKRIGTFCGSAIPPTATSDSNALRVEFHSDKSIQRTGFAAVFFTDIDECAVNNGGCQHECRNTIGSYMCFCHNGYSLHENGHDCKEGECKNEISAPFGTIYSPNYPDNYPPNADCVWHFSTTPGHRIKLIFNEFNVESHQECAYDNVAIYDGESELSSLLGRFCGEKIPYPISSTTNQLYMVLKTDKNKQMNGFTAMHSTSCGGYLRATNHVQQFYSHSRFSNQDYDDNADCEWTIQAPPNSNVQLLFLTFDIESSENCTYDYVQVFSGMEDTSGPMYGQYCGNVLPQDIISMTDSLLVRFKTDSSVPMKGFSASYVAVDPFENSDEDVENSYSSEMVTPFPGSLKSIYKEDTEETDDYSDFSENQLVNAQYRRRHTFPISYSSWTN; from the exons GCGGCTTCATGGGCGACATTGCGCTGCCCGACGGAGATGAGGGTCCTGTGGTGGCTCACACACCAATCGACGATGAGGAGCCGGAGGAGGAGAAACTGACGCCGAAAACGGCGACCAATCACATGTTGGCGGATGCTCCAGAGCCAGCAAAATACAATGCGACTTTTCAACTGGACCTAGAGAAGCTCAAGCAGGAAGTGTACAACGAGGGCTTGCAGGTCGAGGAGGAGGGATTGACGGATATCATACGTAAAAAGACCAAACTACCCAGCGTTGGTATCGTAAGCCACACAACAGGACAGCCGCTGACCAAAGCAAGTGGCATTAGCAACAATGATGCCAGTCTG AGCGCTAACGAGCCGTTAAAGCCCAGCGCGCAGACCCTATCTGATATTGCCAACCCACCCAGTTACAAGAACGAGGTGTTGACACCGCCAGAGTCCCAGGCTATCCAGCGACGACGAACTGCTTCTAATGCAAGGATGAGTGTCGCACCCGCTTTGCTCCAGCTCAACAAAACACAAACCCTGCATCGCAATGTGGACATGCGGAAAATTCAATCCAACAATAAGGACATTGAGGATGATTCGGGAAATAATTTCGTAGCAGAACGCCGTCAACATATTGTGCCCACCTCATTGCCTACGCAGAGATCAACTATGCCCAATGTCTATAGCAATGCTGGTGGAAACGGCATGCACTTAGACGATGATGTTGACTTTTTGCATGCCCATGGGATAGTGCGAAGAAGACACAGACGAGGCCCGAAGCATCG CAATAGCCACTGGACGGACTATGTCAGCAAAGTGCAGCGACTGCGCGAGGAGCTCGATCGTCCCCACGGCCAGTCACCGCACCTAAGCCAGCGCCAGCACCCACATAGTCATAAGAAGCAGAAGCATGGTCAGCATCGTCGCCGAGGACGAGGCCGCAGCACTCCGTCACctctaaatgttttttcgacGCAGGCGCAAATTGATGAGCAGCAGCGCACTGATAATATGAATAGCCTGCAGATTCCCAAGGCTGATACTCGAGTGCCCGATACGGA CCCAAGGCAGCATCATCGCGTGGCGCGTGCCGTAACCGCAAAAAAGGAGCGCATCTGGGATTATGGTGTCATACCCTACGAGATCGACGGTAACTTCAGCGGACTGCACAAAGCCCTCTTTAAACAAGCCATGCGCCACTGGGAAAACTCCACGTGCATCAAGTTTGTTGAGCGCGATGCGGAAATTCATCCAAACTATATTGTTTTTACCATACGAAATTGCGG ATGCTGTTCATTTGTGGGTAAGCGTGGCAATGGGCCACAGGCCATTTCAATTGGTCGTAACTGCGACAAGTTTGGTATTGTGGTGCACGAGCTGGGCCACGTGGTGGGATTCTGGCATGAGCACACACGACCAGATCGTGAGAAGCACGTGGTTATAGAACACAACAATATTATGAAGGGTCAGGACTACAACTTTAACATGCTTTCCGTGGACGAGGTTAACTCATTGGGCATGGCCTATGACTATGATTCGATTATGCATTATGCTCGCAATACCTTCTCGAAGGGCACCTATCTGGATACGATACTGCCAATTGAAGTGAAGGGACGCAAGAGGCCGGAGATTGGTCAGCGCTTGCGGCTTAGTCAGGGTGACATTGCGCAAGCCAATCTTTTATACAAGTGTCCCAAGTGCGGCCGAACGTTTCAGGAAAGCACGGGCATATTTTCCAGCCCCATATACTATACAGCGGGTGCCGTTAGCAACGAGACCGAACACTGCGAGTGGCGAATAACGGCAACGCACGGAGAACGAGTAGTGCTAAGGCTCGAGGATATG AACATATTCAAATCCAACAACTGCGAGACTGACTATCTGGAAGTGCGCGATGGCTACTACTTTAAGTCGCCGCTAATTGGACGCTTTTGCGGCAAGGTGGCCAACGATGTGATTACCACCCAATCTAGCCGCATGCTTCTGACCTATGTGAACACTCATCGTGGTGACGGCTATCGAGGCTTCAAAGCAGAGTTCGATG TTGTTTGCGGTGGCGATTTGTCTGTGGATGATTCGGAGGGTCGCCTAGAGTCACCCAACTATCCGCTCGACTATTTGCCCAACAAGGAATGCGTGTGGAAAATTACGGTGCCGAAAAGCTTCCAAGTGGCGCTGAAATTCCAGTCGTTTGAGGTCGAGAACCATGACAGTTGCGTCTATGACTATGTGGAAGTGCGAGATGGTCCCGCGCAGGATGCCCCGCTAATTGGGGTTTTCTGTGGTTACAAACCGCCACCGAACATGAA GTCAAGTGGCAATTCGATGTACGTGAAATTTGTGTCGGACACATCGGTGCAGAAGGCGGGCTTCTCGGCCGTATTCATGAAGGAGGTAGACGAGTGCGAGACGCAAAATCATGGCTGCGAGCACGAGTGCATCAACACGCTTGGCGGCTACGAATGCAGTTGCCACATTGGCTATGAGCTCCACAGCGACAAGAAGCACTGCGAAG ATGCCTGCGGAGGTGTAATCGAGTATCCGAATGGCACCATTACATCCCCTTCGTATCCCGAATTCTATCCCGTACTTAAGGAGTGCATTTGGGAGATTGTCGCACCACCCAAGCACAAAATTTCATTGAACTTCACGCATTTCGATCTGGAGGGCACGGCGCATCAGCAATCCGACTGCGGTTACGATTCGGTGACCATTTATTCCAAGCTAAGTGAGAATCGCCTAAAGCGCATTGGCACCTTCTGCGGCAGTGCCATTCCACCCACCGCCACCTCGGACAGTAATGCGCTGCGCGTCGAGTTCCATTCGGACAAGTCAATTCAGCGTACGGGCTTTGCAGCCGTATTCTTTACGGACATCGACGAGTGTGCTGTGAATAATGGAGGTTGCCAACACGAGTGTCGAAATACCATTGGATCATACATGTGCTTCTGTCACAATGGGTACTCGTTGCACGAGAATGGACACGACTGTAAAGAGGGTGAGTGCAAGAACGAGATATCGGCCCCGTTTGGTACTATTTACAGTCCCAACTATCCGGACAATTATCCGCCAAATGCCGATTGTGTTTGGCACTTCTCGACCACGCCGGGACACCgcatcaaacttattttcaatgagTTTAATGTGGAATCGCACCAG GAATGCGCCTATGATAACGTGGCTATCTATGATGGTGAATCGGAACTCAGCTCATTGCTGGGACGATTCTGTGGCGAAAAGATACCCTACCCCATTTCGTCTACCACCAACCAACTGTATATGGTCCTCAAAACggataaaaacaaacagatgAATGGATTTACGGCAATGCATTCGACTT CCTGCGGTGGCTATCTGCGTGCCACAAATCACGTCCAACAGTTCTATTCCCATTCCCGATTTAGCAATCAGGATTATGACGATAACGCGGACTGCGAGTGGACCATTCAAGCACCGCCCAACAGCAATGTGCAGCTGCTCTTCCTCACTTTCGACATCGAGAGCAGCGAGAATTGCACTTACGACTATGTGCAGGTGTTCTCGGGAATGGAGGATACCAGCGGGCCCATGTACGGCCAATACTGTGGCAATgtg CTGCCCCAGGATATCATCTCGATGACTGATTCGCTGTTAGTGCGCTTCAAAACTGACAGCTCCGTTCCCATGAAGGGGTTCTCGGCATCATATGTGGCCGTTGATCCGTTTGAAAACAGCGATGAGGATGTCGAGAACTCGTATAGCTCTGAGATGGTAACACCATTTCCGGGATCACTCAAAAGCATATACAAGGAGGACACCGAGGAAACTGATGACTATAGCGACTTCAGTGAAAATCAGCTGGTGAATGCTCAGTATCGCAGACGCCATACTTTTCCCATTAGTTACTCATCCTGGACGAATTAG
- the tok gene encoding protein tolkin isoform X1, with translation MALQSRLGAGRGGRVMSYTNYALLVATALLVLISAHVKSAKLHGDPLVAPTSMDNVAIVEKHERDNNKYVKEYVKESAATHPYHQHGHGQHKSHLHHLHHLPLQNNLRAYHSKYSIEQLLHMQVAPKVSNDIDMDPCKAGGFMGDIALPDGDEGPVVAHTPIDDEEPEEEKLTPKTATNHMLADAPEPAKYNATFQLDLEKLKQEVYNEGLQVEEEGLTDIIRKKTKLPSVGIVSHTTGQPLTKASGISNNDASLSANEPLKPSAQTLSDIANPPSYKNEVLTPPESQAIQRRRTASNARMSVAPALLQLNKTQTLHRNVDMRKIQSNNKDIEDDSGNNFVAERRQHIVPTSLPTQRSTMPNVYSNAGGNGMHLDDDVDFLHAHGIVRRRHRRGPKHRNSHWTDYVSKVQRLREELDRPHGQSPHLSQRQHPHSHKKQKHGQHRRRGRGRSTPSPLNVFSTQAQIDEQQRTDNMNSLQIPKADTRVPDTDSPRQHHRVARAVTAKKERIWDYGVIPYEIDGNFSGLHKALFKQAMRHWENSTCIKFVERDAEIHPNYIVFTIRNCGCCSFVGKRGNGPQAISIGRNCDKFGIVVHELGHVVGFWHEHTRPDREKHVVIEHNNIMKGQDYNFNMLSVDEVNSLGMAYDYDSIMHYARNTFSKGTYLDTILPIEVKGRKRPEIGQRLRLSQGDIAQANLLYKCPKCGRTFQESTGIFSSPIYYTAGAVSNETEHCEWRITATHGERVVLRLEDMNIFKSNNCETDYLEVRDGYYFKSPLIGRFCGKVANDVITTQSSRMLLTYVNTHRGDGYRGFKAEFDVVCGGDLSVDDSEGRLESPNYPLDYLPNKECVWKITVPKSFQVALKFQSFEVENHDSCVYDYVEVRDGPAQDAPLIGVFCGYKPPPNMKSSGNSMYVKFVSDTSVQKAGFSAVFMKEVDECETQNHGCEHECINTLGGYECSCHIGYELHSDKKHCEDACGGVIEYPNGTITSPSYPEFYPVLKECIWEIVAPPKHKISLNFTHFDLEGTAHQQSDCGYDSVTIYSKLSENRLKRIGTFCGSAIPPTATSDSNALRVEFHSDKSIQRTGFAAVFFTDIDECAVNNGGCQHECRNTIGSYMCFCHNGYSLHENGHDCKEGECKNEISAPFGTIYSPNYPDNYPPNADCVWHFSTTPGHRIKLIFNEFNVESHQECAYDNVAIYDGESELSSLLGRFCGEKIPYPISSTTNQLYMVLKTDKNKQMNGFTAMHSTSCGGYLRATNHVQQFYSHSRFSNQDYDDNADCEWTIQAPPNSNVQLLFLTFDIESSENCTYDYVQVFSGMEDTSGPMYGQYCGNVLPQDIISMTDSLLVRFKTDSSVPMKGFSASYVAVDPFENSDEDVENSYSSEMVTPFPGSLKSIYKEDTEETDDYSDFSENQLVNAQYRRRHTFPISYSSWTN, from the exons GCGGCTTCATGGGCGACATTGCGCTGCCCGACGGAGATGAGGGTCCTGTGGTGGCTCACACACCAATCGACGATGAGGAGCCGGAGGAGGAGAAACTGACGCCGAAAACGGCGACCAATCACATGTTGGCGGATGCTCCAGAGCCAGCAAAATACAATGCGACTTTTCAACTGGACCTAGAGAAGCTCAAGCAGGAAGTGTACAACGAGGGCTTGCAGGTCGAGGAGGAGGGATTGACGGATATCATACGTAAAAAGACCAAACTACCCAGCGTTGGTATCGTAAGCCACACAACAGGACAGCCGCTGACCAAAGCAAGTGGCATTAGCAACAATGATGCCAGTCTG AGCGCTAACGAGCCGTTAAAGCCCAGCGCGCAGACCCTATCTGATATTGCCAACCCACCCAGTTACAAGAACGAGGTGTTGACACCGCCAGAGTCCCAGGCTATCCAGCGACGACGAACTGCTTCTAATGCAAGGATGAGTGTCGCACCCGCTTTGCTCCAGCTCAACAAAACACAAACCCTGCATCGCAATGTGGACATGCGGAAAATTCAATCCAACAATAAGGACATTGAGGATGATTCGGGAAATAATTTCGTAGCAGAACGCCGTCAACATATTGTGCCCACCTCATTGCCTACGCAGAGATCAACTATGCCCAATGTCTATAGCAATGCTGGTGGAAACGGCATGCACTTAGACGATGATGTTGACTTTTTGCATGCCCATGGGATAGTGCGAAGAAGACACAGACGAGGCCCGAAGCATCG CAATAGCCACTGGACGGACTATGTCAGCAAAGTGCAGCGACTGCGCGAGGAGCTCGATCGTCCCCACGGCCAGTCACCGCACCTAAGCCAGCGCCAGCACCCACATAGTCATAAGAAGCAGAAGCATGGTCAGCATCGTCGCCGAGGACGAGGCCGCAGCACTCCGTCACctctaaatgttttttcgacGCAGGCGCAAATTGATGAGCAGCAGCGCACTGATAATATGAATAGCCTGCAGATTCCCAAGGCTGATACTCGAGTGCCCGATACGGA TAGCCCAAGGCAGCATCATCGCGTGGCGCGTGCCGTAACCGCAAAAAAGGAGCGCATCTGGGATTATGGTGTCATACCCTACGAGATCGACGGTAACTTCAGCGGACTGCACAAAGCCCTCTTTAAACAAGCCATGCGCCACTGGGAAAACTCCACGTGCATCAAGTTTGTTGAGCGCGATGCGGAAATTCATCCAAACTATATTGTTTTTACCATACGAAATTGCGG ATGCTGTTCATTTGTGGGTAAGCGTGGCAATGGGCCACAGGCCATTTCAATTGGTCGTAACTGCGACAAGTTTGGTATTGTGGTGCACGAGCTGGGCCACGTGGTGGGATTCTGGCATGAGCACACACGACCAGATCGTGAGAAGCACGTGGTTATAGAACACAACAATATTATGAAGGGTCAGGACTACAACTTTAACATGCTTTCCGTGGACGAGGTTAACTCATTGGGCATGGCCTATGACTATGATTCGATTATGCATTATGCTCGCAATACCTTCTCGAAGGGCACCTATCTGGATACGATACTGCCAATTGAAGTGAAGGGACGCAAGAGGCCGGAGATTGGTCAGCGCTTGCGGCTTAGTCAGGGTGACATTGCGCAAGCCAATCTTTTATACAAGTGTCCCAAGTGCGGCCGAACGTTTCAGGAAAGCACGGGCATATTTTCCAGCCCCATATACTATACAGCGGGTGCCGTTAGCAACGAGACCGAACACTGCGAGTGGCGAATAACGGCAACGCACGGAGAACGAGTAGTGCTAAGGCTCGAGGATATG AACATATTCAAATCCAACAACTGCGAGACTGACTATCTGGAAGTGCGCGATGGCTACTACTTTAAGTCGCCGCTAATTGGACGCTTTTGCGGCAAGGTGGCCAACGATGTGATTACCACCCAATCTAGCCGCATGCTTCTGACCTATGTGAACACTCATCGTGGTGACGGCTATCGAGGCTTCAAAGCAGAGTTCGATG TTGTTTGCGGTGGCGATTTGTCTGTGGATGATTCGGAGGGTCGCCTAGAGTCACCCAACTATCCGCTCGACTATTTGCCCAACAAGGAATGCGTGTGGAAAATTACGGTGCCGAAAAGCTTCCAAGTGGCGCTGAAATTCCAGTCGTTTGAGGTCGAGAACCATGACAGTTGCGTCTATGACTATGTGGAAGTGCGAGATGGTCCCGCGCAGGATGCCCCGCTAATTGGGGTTTTCTGTGGTTACAAACCGCCACCGAACATGAA GTCAAGTGGCAATTCGATGTACGTGAAATTTGTGTCGGACACATCGGTGCAGAAGGCGGGCTTCTCGGCCGTATTCATGAAGGAGGTAGACGAGTGCGAGACGCAAAATCATGGCTGCGAGCACGAGTGCATCAACACGCTTGGCGGCTACGAATGCAGTTGCCACATTGGCTATGAGCTCCACAGCGACAAGAAGCACTGCGAAG ATGCCTGCGGAGGTGTAATCGAGTATCCGAATGGCACCATTACATCCCCTTCGTATCCCGAATTCTATCCCGTACTTAAGGAGTGCATTTGGGAGATTGTCGCACCACCCAAGCACAAAATTTCATTGAACTTCACGCATTTCGATCTGGAGGGCACGGCGCATCAGCAATCCGACTGCGGTTACGATTCGGTGACCATTTATTCCAAGCTAAGTGAGAATCGCCTAAAGCGCATTGGCACCTTCTGCGGCAGTGCCATTCCACCCACCGCCACCTCGGACAGTAATGCGCTGCGCGTCGAGTTCCATTCGGACAAGTCAATTCAGCGTACGGGCTTTGCAGCCGTATTCTTTACGGACATCGACGAGTGTGCTGTGAATAATGGAGGTTGCCAACACGAGTGTCGAAATACCATTGGATCATACATGTGCTTCTGTCACAATGGGTACTCGTTGCACGAGAATGGACACGACTGTAAAGAGGGTGAGTGCAAGAACGAGATATCGGCCCCGTTTGGTACTATTTACAGTCCCAACTATCCGGACAATTATCCGCCAAATGCCGATTGTGTTTGGCACTTCTCGACCACGCCGGGACACCgcatcaaacttattttcaatgagTTTAATGTGGAATCGCACCAG GAATGCGCCTATGATAACGTGGCTATCTATGATGGTGAATCGGAACTCAGCTCATTGCTGGGACGATTCTGTGGCGAAAAGATACCCTACCCCATTTCGTCTACCACCAACCAACTGTATATGGTCCTCAAAACggataaaaacaaacagatgAATGGATTTACGGCAATGCATTCGACTT CCTGCGGTGGCTATCTGCGTGCCACAAATCACGTCCAACAGTTCTATTCCCATTCCCGATTTAGCAATCAGGATTATGACGATAACGCGGACTGCGAGTGGACCATTCAAGCACCGCCCAACAGCAATGTGCAGCTGCTCTTCCTCACTTTCGACATCGAGAGCAGCGAGAATTGCACTTACGACTATGTGCAGGTGTTCTCGGGAATGGAGGATACCAGCGGGCCCATGTACGGCCAATACTGTGGCAATgtg CTGCCCCAGGATATCATCTCGATGACTGATTCGCTGTTAGTGCGCTTCAAAACTGACAGCTCCGTTCCCATGAAGGGGTTCTCGGCATCATATGTGGCCGTTGATCCGTTTGAAAACAGCGATGAGGATGTCGAGAACTCGTATAGCTCTGAGATGGTAACACCATTTCCGGGATCACTCAAAAGCATATACAAGGAGGACACCGAGGAAACTGATGACTATAGCGACTTCAGTGAAAATCAGCTGGTGAATGCTCAGTATCGCAGACGCCATACTTTTCCCATTAGTTACTCATCCTGGACGAATTAG